A single genomic interval of Spirosoma linguale DSM 74 harbors:
- a CDS encoding conserved hypothetical protein (KEGG: rpi:Rpic_1464 hypothetical protein), with translation MSQPTQQQLVRIGTGNDSLSKSQKEFNRLTQKIEETTAALKQLREASDYIYQRLQADYQPLVDQYIQLRVNLVRLFDRAYEQDDITRTEQKKLADLIQSIAFDLISQYDVDSLEPIYNKYKTDDANESDQQVVTWTDGDDESDSVAAQEAAEAERQRQRASKPKSEKRLAREAKKQADEQNTTKAVRTLYMDLVKAFHPDREPDEAEKVRKTEIMHRVIAAYEKSDLLALFRLQLELERIDQAHLTSLAESQLNYYNKILRQQAQELDDELATLQKQLARMTGKSKFTAGSLVGFDISLNSDIGQLKRDTKQLKNDLKALADLGVLKQWLKSYR, from the coding sequence ATGTCTCAACCCACTCAGCAACAACTAGTCCGAATTGGTACTGGTAATGATTCGCTGTCGAAGTCGCAGAAGGAATTTAATCGGCTCACGCAGAAAATAGAGGAAACAACTGCTGCATTAAAGCAACTTAGAGAGGCTTCGGACTACATCTACCAGCGATTACAGGCCGATTATCAACCCCTTGTTGATCAATATATTCAGTTGCGGGTCAATCTGGTTCGGTTATTCGACCGGGCGTATGAACAGGACGACATTACGAGAACGGAGCAGAAAAAACTGGCTGATCTGATTCAAAGCATCGCGTTCGACTTAATTTCTCAATACGACGTCGATAGTCTGGAACCCATTTATAACAAATACAAAACGGATGATGCCAATGAGTCAGATCAGCAAGTGGTAACCTGGACTGATGGAGATGACGAGTCAGACAGTGTAGCCGCGCAGGAGGCAGCCGAAGCCGAACGCCAGCGGCAACGGGCCAGTAAGCCCAAATCGGAGAAGCGACTGGCGCGTGAAGCTAAAAAACAAGCCGATGAGCAGAACACGACCAAAGCCGTTCGGACGCTTTACATGGATCTGGTGAAAGCATTTCACCCCGACCGCGAACCGGATGAAGCCGAAAAGGTACGCAAAACGGAGATTATGCACCGCGTTATTGCGGCTTATGAGAAAAGCGATTTGCTGGCGCTGTTCCGTTTACAACTCGAATTGGAACGAATTGATCAGGCCCATTTGACATCGCTGGCCGAAAGTCAGCTCAATTATTACAATAAAATATTGCGGCAACAAGCCCAGGAGCTGGACGATGAACTGGCCACATTGCAAAAACAACTGGCCCGGATGACGGGTAAATCCAAATTTACGGCTGGTTCGCTGGTTGGCTTCGACATCAGTCTCAACAGCGACATAGGCCAACTTAAGCGGGATACTAAACAGTTGAAAAACGATTTGAAAGCACTGGCCGATCTAGGTGTACTGAAACAGTGGCTGAAGAGCTACCGGTGA
- a CDS encoding protein of unknown function DUF1345 (PFAM: protein of unknown function DUF1345~KEGG: oca:OCAR_4117 hypothetical protein) has protein sequence MSTHPLQSIARLDSQHRLVIGFFAAVIAYFAVPTRFSIAAHLTIVWITFAVTILALMWTSIGSTHPRDLPRLSRLEDSSRTLILLFVVVAAVASLFAVIELLDSTDKHAPEWTRNRLLAISAIASGWTLVHSVFTLRYAHLYYGNDKSLKTRPGGLDFPNESEPDYIDFAYFSFVIGMTSQVSDVAVSSKPMRRTALVHGVLSFGFNAIIIALTVGGLAG, from the coding sequence ATGTCGACACACCCTCTGCAATCGATTGCCCGTCTGGACTCTCAACACCGGCTAGTGATCGGGTTTTTCGCAGCAGTCATTGCATATTTCGCCGTTCCGACCAGGTTCAGTATAGCTGCCCACCTGACCATTGTGTGGATAACGTTTGCCGTAACGATACTAGCTCTGATGTGGACGAGTATCGGTAGCACGCATCCCCGCGACCTGCCCAGGCTGTCACGACTGGAGGATTCGAGCCGAACGCTGATTCTGCTTTTTGTGGTTGTAGCCGCTGTAGCCAGCCTTTTCGCCGTTATTGAATTACTCGATTCAACAGATAAGCATGCCCCGGAGTGGACTCGAAACCGACTGCTTGCCATCTCGGCCATTGCCAGCGGCTGGACGCTCGTACATTCGGTTTTTACGCTTAGATACGCTCATTTGTATTACGGCAATGACAAGAGCCTAAAAACACGCCCGGGTGGTCTGGACTTCCCAAACGAGTCTGAACCCGACTACATCGATTTTGCTTATTTCTCGTTTGTGATTGGCATGACCAGTCAGGTTTCCGACGTAGCAGTTAGCTCAAAACCCATGCGTCGGACAGCATTGGTCCATGGCGTCCTGTCGTTTGGGTTCAACGCTATTATCATCGCCCTGACGGTTGGGGGGCTAGCCGGTTAA
- a CDS encoding nucleoside recognition domain protein (PFAM: nucleoside recognition domain protein~KEGG: tbd:Tbd_1045 hypothetical protein) codes for MALNYIWVAFFVIAFIVALAKLIFLGDTEIFKILVEGLFDSSKVAVMDIALPLAGVMTFFLGLLNIGEKAGAINFLARIIGPFFHKLFPEVPRDHPANGQMIMNFSANMLGLDNAATPFGLRAMASLQELNPTKETASNAQIMFLVLHTSGLTIIPLSIMAQRAILGAKDPSDIFIPCLIATYVATVVSMIAVAIKQRINLINTTVLGWLGGITSLIGLALWFLSTKTKDEIEVISKVTGNLVLMLIVVSFLLGAMRKKVDIFDAFIEGAKGGFETSVRIIPYLVGMLVAIGAFRNSGAMDYVIDGLKYVFSLTGINTEFTDALPVALMRPLSGSGSRALMIDAMKQFGPDSFVGRLACMFQGAADTTFYIVALYFGSVGIRNSRYAIPFGLFADLMGVIAGIALGYFFFH; via the coding sequence ATGGCCTTAAATTACATCTGGGTTGCCTTTTTTGTCATTGCGTTTATTGTTGCGCTGGCTAAACTGATTTTCCTGGGAGACACCGAAATCTTTAAAATTCTGGTCGAAGGGCTGTTCGATTCGTCGAAAGTGGCTGTCATGGACATTGCCTTGCCGCTGGCTGGGGTGATGACGTTTTTTCTGGGGCTGCTCAACATCGGCGAGAAAGCGGGAGCCATTAATTTCCTGGCCCGTATTATTGGCCCGTTCTTTCACAAGCTCTTCCCTGAAGTGCCCCGCGACCACCCGGCCAACGGGCAGATGATCATGAACTTCTCGGCCAATATGCTTGGTCTGGATAATGCGGCCACGCCCTTCGGTTTACGGGCCATGGCGAGTTTGCAGGAGTTGAACCCGACGAAAGAAACGGCCTCCAATGCCCAGATTATGTTCCTGGTGCTCCACACATCGGGCTTAACGATTATTCCGCTGAGCATCATGGCACAGCGGGCTATCCTGGGAGCTAAAGACCCGTCGGATATTTTCATTCCGTGCCTGATTGCTACGTACGTGGCCACGGTCGTCAGTATGATTGCGGTGGCCATCAAGCAGCGGATCAACCTGATAAACACCACCGTTCTGGGCTGGCTGGGGGGTATCACGAGCCTGATTGGGCTGGCATTGTGGTTCCTGTCCACGAAGACAAAAGACGAGATTGAGGTTATCTCCAAGGTAACGGGTAACCTCGTGCTGATGCTCATTGTCGTGTCGTTTCTGCTGGGGGCGATGCGCAAAAAAGTAGATATTTTCGATGCCTTCATCGAAGGAGCCAAAGGCGGTTTCGAAACGTCAGTACGCATTATTCCTTATCTGGTGGGCATGTTGGTCGCCATCGGGGCCTTTCGAAACTCCGGCGCGATGGACTACGTGATCGACGGGCTGAAATACGTATTCAGCCTTACGGGTATCAATACCGAGTTTACCGATGCCTTGCCGGTGGCCCTGATGCGTCCGCTAAGCGGCTCAGGATCGCGGGCATTGATGATCGACGCCATGAAGCAGTTTGGACCCGATTCGTTTGTCGGGCGATTGGCCTGCATGTTCCAGGGGGCTGCCGATACCACATTTTATATTGTGGCCCTTTACTTTGGCTCGGTCGGAATCCGCAATTCGCGGTATGCTATTCCGTTCGGACTATTCGCCGATTTAATGGGCGTAATAGCTGGTATTGCGCTGGGTTATTTCTTCTTTCACTGA
- a CDS encoding peptidase M15D vanX D-ala-D-ala dipeptidase (PFAM: peptidase M15D vanX D-ala-D-ala dipeptidase; peptidase M15B and M15C DD-carboxypeptidase VanY/endolysin~KEGG: bba:Bd2654 hypothetical protein) — protein sequence MMNGKKVKPQRGPEKTQRYTKVFPRVSLWLFVYLCGLTLKAQDFEAAMAKQGLVDIQKVDPAILVELKYSTTDNFVGKDVYGDLTRAFMQPMAAKKLAAASKYLQAHHPNLRLLVYDAARPRSAQWKLWNALPELPENERQKYVADPRKGSIHNYGCAVDLTVATADGKALDMGTKYDFFGELAYPSREKELLQTGKLTQQQIDNRQILRTAMRQGGFSPIEFEWWHFNALSREKAKMAFRIVD from the coding sequence ATGATGAATGGTAAAAAAGTTAAGCCCCAGAGAGGCCCGGAGAAAACACAGAGATACACAAAGGTTTTTCCCCGTGTATCTCTGTGGCTCTTTGTGTATCTCTGTGGCTTAACCCTCAAAGCACAGGATTTCGAAGCCGCTATGGCCAAACAGGGCCTTGTCGACATACAGAAAGTGGACCCAGCTATTCTAGTCGAACTCAAATATTCCACAACCGACAATTTTGTGGGCAAAGACGTGTACGGCGACCTGACGAGGGCGTTTATGCAACCGATGGCCGCTAAAAAACTGGCCGCTGCCAGTAAGTACCTACAGGCACATCATCCAAATCTGCGTCTTCTGGTTTATGATGCGGCCCGCCCCCGCTCGGCGCAGTGGAAACTCTGGAACGCCCTGCCTGAACTACCCGAAAATGAACGCCAGAAATACGTAGCCGACCCACGAAAGGGCTCTATTCACAACTACGGCTGCGCGGTCGACTTAACCGTTGCTACAGCCGATGGAAAAGCACTGGATATGGGGACTAAATACGATTTCTTCGGCGAACTAGCGTACCCCTCCCGCGAAAAAGAACTCCTGCAAACCGGCAAATTAACACAGCAGCAGATCGACAACCGTCAGATTCTGCGCACGGCCATGCGCCAGGGCGGCTTCAGCCCTATTGAGTTTGAATGGTGGCATTTCAACGCGTTGTCGAGGGAGAAAGCCAAGATGGCATTTCGCATCGTGGACTAA
- a CDS encoding pantoate/beta-alanine ligase (KEGG: esa:ESA_03201 hypothetical protein~TIGRFAM: pantoate/beta-alanine ligase~PFAM: Pantoate-beta-alanine ligase) — MLRFDTITALRHQLSSLRSEHRTIGLVPTMGALHEGHLTLVDTARRENDVVVSSIFVNPVQFNNADDLARYPRTLEEDCQKLESAGCDVVFAPSVAEIYPESPTLKINFGELETVMEGAFRPGHFNGVGIVVAKLFNIIQPDRAYFGQKDLQQVAVIRQLVRDLSIPVELVRCPTVREADGLAMSSRNRNLSPYEREQATALFKALTLARELLADGHSPSQAKAAVTGFFTGNPHFRLEYVEIVNADTLQLANEVLAPGQTAICLAAHLGNVRLIDNLVF, encoded by the coding sequence ATGCTCCGTTTTGACACCATTACCGCACTGCGTCATCAGTTGAGTTCCCTGCGGTCTGAACACCGAACCATTGGGCTCGTACCAACCATGGGCGCGTTGCACGAAGGTCATCTGACACTTGTCGATACGGCTCGTCGCGAAAACGACGTGGTCGTGAGCAGCATCTTTGTAAATCCGGTTCAATTCAACAACGCCGACGATCTTGCCCGTTATCCGCGTACCCTGGAAGAAGACTGCCAGAAACTCGAATCGGCCGGCTGTGATGTGGTATTTGCCCCTTCAGTAGCCGAGATATACCCCGAGTCGCCAACATTAAAAATAAATTTCGGTGAATTGGAGACAGTCATGGAAGGGGCCTTCCGGCCGGGTCATTTTAACGGCGTGGGCATTGTTGTCGCCAAGCTGTTCAACATCATACAGCCCGATAGAGCCTACTTCGGCCAGAAAGATCTGCAACAGGTGGCCGTAATCCGGCAGTTGGTTCGCGACCTAAGTATTCCCGTTGAGCTGGTTCGATGCCCGACCGTCCGGGAGGCCGATGGACTGGCTATGTCGTCACGGAACCGGAATCTCTCGCCCTATGAGCGGGAACAGGCTACGGCCCTCTTTAAGGCCCTTACGCTGGCCCGGGAGTTATTGGCGGATGGTCATAGTCCTTCGCAGGCGAAAGCGGCTGTAACCGGCTTTTTTACGGGCAATCCGCATTTCCGGTTAGAATACGTCGAGATCGTGAATGCCGACACGCTCCAACTGGCCAATGAAGTGCTGGCACCGGGGCAAACCGCCATTTGTTTAGCAGCTCATCTGGGGAACGTCAGGCTGATTGATAATCTGGTCTTCTGA
- a CDS encoding Starch synthase (PFAM: Starch synthase catalytic domain protein~KEGG: gbm:Gbem_3400 glycogen/starch synthase, ADP- glucose type), whose translation MSKLRILYVASEINPFLKTSDVADFVRKLPQAMQERGMEIRILVPRFGLINERKNRLHEVVRLSGINIAVGDDEKPLIIKVASIPTAKLQVYFIDNEDYFQRKYVFHDKENRFYDDNDERAIFFCKGVLETVKKLGWAPDIVHCNDWMTALIPLYLKTTYKNDPMFKDTKSVFTVYNNSFEHRFEGDIIEKARMMDIDDEMLAELKTADFEGFIRIGSTYADAVVRAEEESSASLNAILTDFPEHKFDAVEDEDVTDRYYNLYTQLAG comes from the coding sequence ATGAGCAAACTTCGCATCCTTTATGTTGCCAGCGAAATCAATCCTTTCCTGAAAACGTCTGACGTCGCTGACTTCGTCCGCAAATTGCCTCAAGCCATGCAGGAGCGCGGGATGGAAATTAGAATTCTGGTGCCTCGTTTTGGCCTTATCAACGAGCGCAAAAACCGGTTGCACGAAGTAGTACGGTTGTCGGGGATTAATATTGCCGTAGGAGATGATGAAAAACCATTGATCATCAAAGTAGCATCGATTCCGACGGCAAAATTACAGGTATATTTTATTGACAACGAAGACTACTTCCAGCGGAAATATGTCTTCCATGATAAAGAAAACCGGTTCTATGACGATAACGACGAACGGGCCATCTTCTTCTGCAAAGGTGTTCTGGAAACAGTTAAGAAACTAGGCTGGGCACCGGATATCGTTCATTGCAACGACTGGATGACCGCCCTGATTCCCCTTTATCTTAAAACAACCTATAAAAACGACCCAATGTTTAAAGACACCAAGTCGGTTTTTACTGTGTATAACAACTCATTCGAGCATCGTTTTGAAGGCGACATCATCGAGAAAGCACGCATGATGGACATTGATGACGAAATGCTGGCTGAATTAAAAACAGCTGACTTTGAAGGATTTATACGAATTGGCTCTACGTATGCCGACGCCGTTGTTCGTGCCGAAGAAGAATCGAGCGCAAGCCTAAATGCTATTCTGACCGACTTCCCCGAGCATAAGTTCGATGCTGTTGAAGATGAAGATGTAACGGACCGTTATTATAACCTCTACACTCAGCTGGCAGGCTAG
- a CDS encoding glucosamine/fructose-6-phosphate aminotransferase, isomerizing (TIGRFAM: glucosamine/fructose-6-phosphate aminotransferase, isomerizing~PFAM: sugar isomerase (SIS); glutamine amidotransferase class-II~KEGG: gme:Gmet_1487 glucosamine--fructose-6- phosphate aminotransferase), with product MCGIVAYIGHREACSLVLKGLKRLEYRGYDSAGIALINQQGLAVFKKKGKVAALEHELTGKDVQANIGMGHTRWATHGEPNDLNAHPHYSFHRKLAIIHNGIIENYAAIKQALLKKGHTFASETDTEVLGQFIEDIWENNGGSLEEAVRLALQEVVGAYAIVIMSQEEPNQLIAARKGSPLVIGVGQQEFFLASDATPIVEYTKDVIYLNDYEVAVIKDGELSVVTLDNTTTTPYVHKVELELEAIEKGGFDHFMLKEIFEQPRSIADSMRGRVQAQEGLLQLGGLRDYLDKLAKSKRIVIIGCGTSWHAGLVAEYIFEELARIPVEVEYASEFRYRNPIIKEGDIVIAISQSGETADTLAAIELAKSKGATIFGVCNVVGSSIARATHAGAFTHAGPEIGVASTKAFTAQVTVLTLMALAAAHRKGTLSESLFRQLLTELESIPAKVEQVLQAADKIKEIAYIFTYARNFIYLGRGLNFPVALEGALKLKEISYIHAEGYPAAEMKHGPIALIDEDMPVVVIATQDSSYEKVVSNIQEVKARKGRVIAIVTEGDSHLPGLVDFTIEIPRVHEILVPLVSVVPLQLLSYYIAVMRGRNVDQPRNLAKSVTVE from the coding sequence ATGTGTGGCATTGTTGCTTATATAGGGCACCGGGAAGCCTGCTCCCTGGTGCTGAAAGGATTGAAACGACTTGAGTACCGGGGCTACGACAGCGCCGGCATCGCCCTGATCAACCAGCAAGGACTGGCCGTCTTTAAGAAAAAAGGGAAAGTAGCCGCCCTCGAACACGAACTCACCGGGAAAGACGTCCAGGCAAACATCGGCATGGGACACACCCGATGGGCCACCCACGGCGAACCAAACGACCTCAACGCTCACCCCCACTACTCCTTCCACCGCAAACTGGCCATCATCCACAACGGCATCATCGAGAACTATGCCGCCATCAAACAGGCCCTGCTCAAGAAAGGTCACACCTTCGCCAGCGAAACCGATACCGAGGTGCTGGGCCAGTTCATCGAAGACATCTGGGAAAACAACGGCGGCTCCCTGGAAGAAGCCGTCCGACTGGCCCTGCAGGAAGTGGTCGGGGCCTATGCCATTGTCATCATGAGCCAGGAGGAGCCCAACCAGCTCATTGCCGCCCGCAAAGGCTCGCCCCTGGTCATTGGTGTGGGCCAGCAGGAATTCTTCCTGGCCTCCGATGCCACCCCCATTGTCGAGTATACCAAAGACGTCATCTACCTCAACGACTACGAAGTCGCCGTTATCAAAGATGGTGAACTGTCCGTTGTTACCCTGGACAACACAACCACTACTCCCTACGTCCATAAAGTTGAGTTGGAGCTGGAAGCCATCGAGAAAGGCGGCTTCGACCACTTCATGCTCAAGGAGATCTTCGAGCAGCCCCGCTCCATTGCCGACTCCATGCGGGGGCGGGTTCAGGCCCAGGAAGGCCTCCTCCAACTGGGCGGCCTGCGCGACTACCTCGACAAGCTGGCCAAGTCCAAGCGCATCGTTATCATTGGCTGCGGCACTTCCTGGCACGCCGGGCTGGTAGCCGAGTACATCTTCGAAGAACTGGCCCGCATTCCCGTGGAGGTCGAGTACGCGTCGGAGTTCCGTTACCGCAACCCCATCATCAAGGAAGGTGATATCGTGATTGCCATCTCCCAGTCGGGCGAGACGGCCGACACGCTGGCGGCCATCGAGCTGGCCAAGTCGAAGGGGGCCACCATCTTCGGGGTTTGTAACGTGGTGGGCTCGTCTATTGCCCGGGCCACCCATGCGGGGGCCTTCACCCACGCGGGTCCTGAGATTGGGGTAGCCAGCACGAAGGCTTTCACAGCCCAGGTGACGGTGCTGACCCTGATGGCCCTGGCAGCGGCTCATCGGAAAGGGACGCTCTCGGAGTCGCTGTTCCGGCAGCTGCTGACGGAGCTGGAGAGCATCCCGGCCAAGGTGGAGCAGGTCTTACAGGCGGCCGACAAGATCAAGGAGATCGCCTACATTTTCACGTATGCGCGCAACTTCATCTATCTGGGTCGTGGGCTGAACTTTCCGGTGGCGCTGGAGGGGGCCCTGAAGCTGAAAGAGATCAGTTACATCCACGCCGAGGGTTACCCGGCGGCCGAGATGAAGCACGGTCCGATTGCGCTGATCGACGAGGACATGCCGGTGGTGGTGATTGCCACTCAGGACAGTTCGTACGAGAAGGTGGTGTCCAACATTCAGGAAGTGAAAGCGCGGAAAGGTCGGGTAATCGCCATTGTGACGGAGGGCGACAGTCACTTACCGGGGCTGGTAGATTTCACCATTGAGATACCCAGGGTGCACGAGATTCTGGTGCCGTTGGTGTCGGTGGTGCCCTTGCAGTTGCTGTCGTATTACATTGCCGTGATGCGGGGCCGCAACGTGGACCAGCCCAGAAACCTGGCCAAGTCCGTAACGGTGGAATAA
- a CDS encoding hypothetical protein (KEGG: mxa:MXAN_6196 hypothetical protein), producing MSSTINQNTMKKTALLLGFILFTIATASAQTFRGLDKTPMDMAYYPDDYAHDRKFAPAKIGTDKAMVRITYNRPFKNGREVFGKLVPYGKVWRAGANEAPEIKFYQDVTIGGKKIPAGSYALLTIPNENEWTIIISSDVDQWGAYSYNEKLDVARVNVPVQKAETPLENFSIQFAKKDAKNAVMYMGWDTTVVAVPIGL from the coding sequence ATGTCATCGACCATTAATCAAAATACCATGAAGAAAACAGCTTTACTTCTCGGGTTCATTCTTTTTACCATTGCAACAGCCAGTGCCCAGACGTTCAGGGGTCTCGACAAAACTCCGATGGACATGGCGTATTATCCGGACGACTATGCCCATGACCGCAAGTTTGCGCCCGCCAAAATTGGCACCGATAAGGCAATGGTCCGTATCACCTACAATCGTCCCTTTAAGAACGGCCGTGAGGTTTTCGGGAAGCTTGTGCCTTACGGCAAGGTATGGCGGGCCGGTGCCAATGAAGCCCCCGAAATCAAATTTTATCAGGATGTAACGATCGGTGGCAAAAAAATACCGGCCGGAAGCTATGCTTTGTTAACCATTCCTAATGAAAACGAATGGACAATCATCATCAGCTCCGACGTTGACCAATGGGGCGCTTACAGCTACAATGAAAAGCTCGATGTAGCTCGCGTAAATGTGCCGGTACAGAAGGCCGAAACGCCATTGGAAAACTTCTCTATCCAGTTTGCCAAGAAAGACGCTAAAAACGCTGTTATGTACATGGGTTGGGACACAACGGTCGTGGCCGTCCCCATTGGCTTGTAA
- a CDS encoding conserved hypothetical protein (KEGG: dal:Dalk_1476 hypothetical protein) — protein sequence MEQLIQAYIDAYNAKDIPAMLALLDDHIVFENVSNTSGITKTTSKSEFEQLAVQSVTYFSERKQTIRFLVVGTNAAAVEIDYQATLAIDLPGGPNAGDQLNLRGVSLFEIKNGKITRISDYS from the coding sequence ATGGAACAGCTCATTCAGGCTTACATTGACGCCTATAATGCTAAAGATATACCGGCAATGCTGGCTCTTCTGGACGACCACATCGTCTTCGAGAATGTGTCCAATACATCAGGTATCACAAAGACAACGTCCAAGTCGGAATTCGAACAGCTAGCCGTTCAATCTGTAACTTATTTTTCGGAACGGAAGCAGACTATTCGCTTCCTTGTGGTGGGCACTAATGCTGCCGCTGTTGAAATCGATTATCAGGCTACGCTGGCCATAGATTTACCAGGCGGCCCAAACGCGGGAGATCAGTTGAACTTGCGCGGGGTAAGTTTATTTGAAATAAAGAACGGCAAGATTACCCGTATCAGCGATTATAGCTGA